From the genome of Gracilinanus agilis isolate LMUSP501 chromosome 2, AgileGrace, whole genome shotgun sequence, one region includes:
- the NOL4L gene encoding nucleolar protein 4-like, producing the protein MGVRDKGFENLQLTVTTSLPLSLLQSPPYSSGSYDSIKTEVSGCPEDLTVGRPPTADDDDDDHDDHEDNDKMNDSEGMDPERLKAFNMFVRLFVDENLDRMVPISKQPKEKIQAIIESCSRQFPEFQERARKRIRTYLKSCRRMKKNGMEMTRPTPPHLTSAMAENILAAACESETRKAAKRMRLEIYQTSQDEPIALDKQHSRDSAAITHSTYSLPASSYAQDPVYINGSLNYSYRYGALSSSLQPPASLQTANHSNGPTDLSMKGGAASTTTTTTTTTTTTSSSSSSSNSTSRGMATAQLSPTEISAVRQLIAGYRESAAFLLRSADELENLILQQN; encoded by the exons ATGGGAGTCAGAGACAAGGGCTTTGAGAACCTGCAGCTTACAGTGACCACCTCCttgcccctttctctcctccagtCCCCTCCATATAGCTCTGGGAGTTATGACTCCATCAAGACAGAGGTCAGCGGCTGCCCTGAGGACCTGACTGTGGGCCGTCCTCCCACAGCCGACGACGACGATGACGACCATGATGACCATGAGGACAACGATAAAATGAATGACTCGGAGGGGATGGACCCTGAGCGCCTCAAGGCCTTCAAC ATGTTCGTGCGCCTTTTTGTTGATGAGAACTTGGACCGGATGGTGCCCATCTCCAAGCAACCCAAGGAGAAGATACAGGCCATTATAGAGTCCTGCAGCCGCCAGTTTCCTGAGTTCCAGGAGCGAGCCCGCAAACGCATCCGCACTTACCTCAAATCCTGCCGTCGGATGAAGAAGAATGGCATGGAAATG ACCAGACCCACTCCTCCCCACCTGACCTCAGCCATGGCTGAAAACATCCTGGCAGCCGCATGCGAGAGCGAAACGAGAAAAGCAGCCAAGAGGATGCGACTGGAGATCTACCAGACATCCCAG GATGAGCCGATCGCTCTTGACAAGCAGCACTCCAGGGACTCCGCAGCCATCACCCATTCGACCTACTCACTGCCAGCTTCCTCCTATGCCCAGGATCCCGTCTACATCAATGGCAGCCTGAACTACAGCTACCGCTACGGGGCTTTGAGCAGCAGCCTGCAGCCCCCAGCTTCCCTCCAGACAGCAAATCACAGTAACG GTCCTACAGATCTCAGCATGAAAGGCGGGGCTGCCTCCACCACGACGACGACGaccacaaccaccaccaccacctcctcttcctcctcttctagcAACAGCACCAGCCGGGGCATGGCCACTGCCCAGCTCAGCCCCACGGAGATCAGCGCAGTGCGGCAGCTCATCGCCGGCTACCGAGAGTCTGCCGCCTTTCTCCTGAGGTCCGCAGATGAACTGGAAAACCTCATATTGCAGCAAAACTGA